The genomic DNA CATCTGCATTTGCCTTCGCTATTTGAGTTCCTGATCCCACTGCAATTCCTAAGTCTGAGGCTGCTAAGGCTGGTACATCATTAATTCCATCGCCAATCATCGCTACTTTATGATTGATTTTTAAATTTTCTATAATCTTAAGTTTCATGTGAGGCAGAAGATCCCATTTTACTTCCTTTTCTTTACAACCAATTGTTTTTGCTAAAGCTAAAACTGTTTGTTTTCTATCTCCACTTAAAATATTAATTTTAAATTTGTTTTCTCTCAAATTTTGAACTGTTTTAATTGAATCCTCCCTGAGTAAATCCCCTAACAAAATAAAGCCAAATAACTTATTTTTCATACTCACTCCAATAATTGTATTCGTTTGTGTCTCTTCATTTTCAATGACCTTTTTAGCATTACTATCAATAATTATTCCTTTGCTCTGCAGCCATTCAACATTTCCAATATTGATAAGTCCATCAATCGAATCAAGTTCTCCAGAAATCCCTCGACCTGATTCGGTGAAAATTTTTTTAATTGGAAATAAAATTAAGTTTTGTTTTTGGGCCTCTTGAATTAAGGCGTTAGCAATTGGATGTCTGCTTTCCTTTTCTAAACTGGCAGCTAATCTTAATAAGAATTTATGATCATTATTATTTTTATAGTCAACAATAAAAGGCTTTCCTTTTGTTAAGGTACCTGTCTTATCAAAAATAATATGATTAATTTTTGAAGCCATCTCTATTTTGTCACCTCCTTTAAATAAAACCCCTTTTTTTGCTGCTTTACCTGATGCAACAGTGATTACTGTTGGTGTAGCTAAACCTAGTGCACAAGGACAAGCTATTACTAAAACAGCAATTGACAATTGAATTGCTAAGCTCAGGAAATTTTCAGCATTACTACCAAGCGAACTATGAAGCGTGTGGCTTGAGTCTGTTATGAATTGATGATGATTATGATTTAATAAATCAGGCCAAATTTGTTTTGCCCCCTTCCACCAAAAAAAGAAACTTAAAGTCGCAAATATTAGTACAAAGTAAGTAAATTTGCCTGCAATATTATCAGCAATTCTTTGAATAGGAGGCTTATTAGCGTTTACAGACTCAATAAGACTTACTAGTTTTGCAAGAGAAGAATCTCCTCCGACCTTTTGCACTTTTAGTCTAAGAGTTGAATTTAGATTTAAAGATCCACTGGATAAATTGTCGCCTTCTTTTACTTCTATAGGTTTCGATTCTCCAGTAATATGTGAGACATCAACATATGAATTGCCTTGAGTAACAATGCAGTCAGCAGGTACTCTGTCACCTGCTAAAACTTGAATCTCTTGATAAGGTTTTAAAGTGTTTACTCTTATAGACTTTATTTGATTATCTTCTGTGTAGATATTTGCCATTTCAGGTTGAAGCTCTAATAACTCTCCAATGGATGAACCAGTTTGATATCTAGCTCTTTCTTCTAAGAAACGCCCAATCAGAATAAATCCTAATAGCATAACTGGTTCATTAAAAAAACAAGGAAAACCAGTAGCAGGGAATATTAAGGATAGAAGACTTGTTATGTAGGCGCTAGTTACTCCAAGAGCTACTAAAGAATCCATATCCGGGCGGTTCTTTATAAATGATTTAAATCCATTAATAATTATTTCTCTTCCAGGCAATAGTAAAGCTACTGTTGCTAATAAGGCGTGAAAAAATATATTACCTAATATTGGAAAATTTATATATCTTCCTTCTGCAAGATGACCTAAACCTGAAAATAGTAAAAGTAAAAGAGCAAAAGTTAATTTCTGCCATTGATTATTCCATTTCTTTTTTTTTTCTAATTCTGCTTTATTTATTTTTTTTGAGAAATCATTTATGTAAATCTTTGATGGGAAACCATTTGCTTTAAGATTTTCGAGAACTTTTTCTATTTCTATATGTTTCTGGCTACTTTCAAAATATGCACTTTCAGTAAGTAAGTTAACAGAAACATTTTCAATACCATCAGAATTATTCAATATTTTTTCAACAGTACTAACACAACCACCACATTTCATTCCTTTAATGCTTAACTGAATGCTCTCCAAATTTTTCACGATAGAAGCAAATTAATGGTTGATTTCATTTTTAACTATAATAATAAATGTTATAGACTATTTAAATAGTTATTTTTTAAATTATTATATTACTTCTATTAGATTTAAAGCAGTGCCGAGTAATCAAAACAGAGACAATTTTATTGATAAAGCTTTTACTGTAATTGCCGAATCTATAGTAAAAATAATGCCTATTGCAGACAAGGAAAAAAAAGCTTATATCTATTATAGAGATGGCCTTGCTGCCCAAAATAATGGCGATTATTCGGAAGCATTAGAATATTATAAAGAGAGTTTATTGCTTGAAGAAAATAAAATTGATAGGGGTGAGACTCTAAAAAATATGGCAATAATATATATGAGTAACGGTGATGAGGATTTGTCAATTGAAACTTATCAAAAAGCATTAGTAGAAAATCCTAAACAACCATCATGTCTAAAAAATATAGGTTTAATTTATGAGAAAAGAGGAAGATTTGCGGAACAGAATGGTGATTTAGATCAGAGAGATATTTGGTTTGATAAAGCTGCTGAAGTCTGGTCTAAAGCAGTGAGATTATATCCTGGTGGGTATCTTGATATTGAGAATTGGCTGAAAAACTCAGGAAGAAGTTCAATTGATATGTACCTCTAATATTTTTATTTTGATAAAGAATAATCAACTGCTTCTTTAATATTAGAAATCTCTTTGATATTGATTAAATTTTTAAAATTATTATTTAGATCCTCCTCTAATTTTGGCACCACGATATTTTTGATACCTAATCTTGCAGCCTCTTCTATCTTTGGTCTAAGGTTATTAGATTGTCTAACTTGACCGCTTAAGCCCAATTCTCCAATAAATGAGCTACTTGCCAAAGGAGGAATATTTTTCAAACTTGATAAAATTGATATTGCTACTCCCAAGTCAGATGACGGATCATTTATCTCGAAACCACCCCCAGTAGCTACATAACAATCAAATTCAGATAATTTAATGCCTACATGTTTTTCAATAACAGCTAAAATTTGATGTAATCTGTTAATGCTAATTCCAGTTGTAGTACGTCTTGGATTACTGTAAAAAGTTTTATTTACTAGTGCTTGGATGTCAACAGCGAATGGTCGAGTACCTTCATTAGTTATCGTAGTTGTTACACCTGCAATATTTTCTTTATTTGTAAAAATTGAACTTGGGTTTTTTATCTCTCGTAAGCCTTCTTCAAGCATTTCAAAAATTCCAATTTCAAAGGTGGATCCAAATCGATTTTTTATACTTCTTAGTAATCTATATGAAGAAATATTATCTCCTTCAAAGTTTATTACTACATCAACTAAATGCTCCAGAGTTTTTGGACCAGCTAAAGCCCCATCTTTTGTCACATGACCAATTATTAGAAGTGCAATATTATTTTCTTTGGCAAGATTTTGTAATTCAGATGAACATGCTCTAACTTGTGAAACTGATCCTGGCGAACTTTCCATCTCATGATTATGGATAGCTTGAATACTATCAATAATTGCAAAACTTGGACTTACTCTTTTGATCTCATCAATAATTAGGGATAAATTGGTTTCTGCAAAAATTTGTAAATCAATACTGTTTTGATTTAATCTTTCCCATCTGATTTTTACTTGTTCTAAAGATTCTTCTGCAGTAACGTATAAAACTTTCTCATTGAGAGATATTTTTCCTGCTGATTGAAGAACTATTGTACTTTTCCCTATACCTGGCTCTCCTCCTAGTAAAACAACAGATCCAGGGACTATCCCACCTCCAAGAACTCGATCAAATTCCCTAAAACCACTCGTCAATCTTGATATTTTTTTAGATGAAATTTCATTAAACGATACAGCTTTCTTACTATTTTTTATATCTTGATATTTAGATCTTTTGCTTTTAATTTCTTCAACAATTGAATTCCATGAGTTGCAATTAAGGCATTTCCCAAAGTATTGAGAAGTTTCAGTTCCGCAATTTTGACAAATAAAAGTCGACAATTTGCTAGACATTTAGTTTTTGAATAAAGTAATGGAACTAGAATGTTTGGGATTTTGCCCCTCTACAAGTTAGATTAGGTTAATAATAAATTCTCTTACTGATTAGCTAATAGAAACAAATGGCTCTATCTAGTCAAACTAAAGAAACAATTCTTGTCGCAGATGACGAGGCAAGTATTAGAAGAATTCTGGAGACGCGTCTCTCCATGATTGGCTACAAAGTTGTAACTGCTAGTGATGGTAAAGAAGCACTAAAGTTATTTAAAGATTTTGAGCCTGATTTAGTAGTACTTGACGTCATGATGCCAAAGTTAGATGGTTATGGAGTGTGTCAAGAATTAAGGAAAGATTCTGATGTCCCAATTGTTATGCTAACTGCACTAGGAGATGTTGCAGATAGGATAACAGGTTTAGAATTAGGGGCTGATGATTATGTGGTAAAACCATTTAGTCCTAAGGAATTAGAAGCTAGAATTAGATGCGTTCTAAGAAGAATTGACAAAGAACAAATACCTGGAATGCCTAATTCAGGATTAATTTTGGTTACTGATATAAAAATTGATACAAATCGAAGACAGGTTTTTAAAAGCGATGAGAGAATCAGATTGACTGGGATGGAATTTAGTCTCCTAGAGCTTTTGGTAAGTAGGTCAGGAGAACCATTTAGTAGGGGAGAGATTTTAAAAGAGGTTTGGGGATATACGCCTGAGAGACATGTAGATACAAGAGTAGTCGATGTTCATATATCAAGACTAAGATCAAAACTGGAGGCTGATCCGGCAAACCCTGAATTGATATTAACAGCAAGAGGCACAGGATATCTTTTCCAAAGGATTGTCGATATTGCTCCTTTTGATGGTAAATAAATGAGGAAAGAAAATGTACATAAAATTAATAAATCCAGAGCTATCAGAAGATTAGTTATTTGGTATAAAAGAAATTCGGCTGTAACGTCAATAGTTGATACTGCTGCTAATTCTGCAGTAACGGCTAGCAATGTCGCTGGTAACGTAGTTTCCGGTGCTGGATCTGTCGTAAGCACAGCTAGTAATGTTGCTAGTAATGTTGCAGGTAATGTTGCAGGTAATGTGGTTTCAAGCGCTGAATCTGTTGTGAATACTGCTAGCAGTGTAGTCTCAAATGCTAGTTCATTGGCTAAAAATACATTACAGCCATTAGTTTTTGACCCATTAAAAAGATTACAAAATAGCGATAATATTTTAGATAAGGTGGAGGATGCGAAATCTAATAGAATTTGGATCGCAGTTGATGGCATGGGTGGAGATTATGCTCCTGGGCCAATTCTCCAGGGTTGCCTTGAAGCGATAAGCAGATTTCCAATAAATATAAAGTTTGTTGGCAAAATTGAAACAGTTAAAAATGAGGCAGAAAAAATTGGTTTACTAGAATTACTTGAAAAAGAAATAGACAATAATCGTCTTGAATTAATTGATAGTGGAGATCCTATAGGAATGAATGAAGAAGCTACTGCAGTCAGAAAAAAGAAAAACGCAAGTATAAATGTTGCAATGGATTTAGTAAGGAATAATAAAGCACAAGCTGTTTACTCAGCTGGCAATTCAGGAGCGATGATGGCTTCTGCGATATTTAGAATTGGTAGATTGAAAGGGATTGATAGACCCGCTATAGGCGCATTATTTCCTACAAGGGATCAAACTCGCCCTGTATTAGTTTTAGATGTTGGAGCAAATACTGATTGTAAACCATCTTATCTTCATCAGTTTGCTCTTCTAGGTAATATTTATGCAAAAGATGTCTTGCAAGTAAAAAAACCAAGAATTGGCCTTTTAAATATCGGAGAAGAAGAATGCAAAGGTAATGATTTATCTCTAAAAACATTTGAATTACTGTCTACTGAAAAAAGTTTTGATTTTGCAGGTAATTGTGAAGGTCGAGATGTATTATCAGGTAGTTTTGATGTAGTAGTCTGTGATGGGTTTACCGGTAATATATTATTAAAATTTCTTGAGTCTGTGGGAGGCGTTTTATTAGATATTTTGAGAGCTGAGCTTCCAAGAGGGAGGCGGGGAAAAGTTGGTTCAGCTTTTTTAAAAAGTAATCTAATCAGAATAAAGAAAAGGTTAGATCATGCTGAACATGGTGGTGCCTTATTACTTGGGGTAAACGGTATTTGCGTGATCGGCCATGGAAGTAGTAAGTCTTTATCAGTCGTTAGTGCTCTGCGCTTAGCTCACTCGGCGGTGAATCATAACGTAATGGAAAATTTAAATCAACTTCAAA from Prochlorococcus marinus CUG1416 includes the following:
- a CDS encoding heavy metal translocating P-type ATPase yields the protein MESIQLSIKGMKCGGCVSTVEKILNNSDGIENVSVNLLTESAYFESSQKHIEIEKVLENLKANGFPSKIYINDFSKKINKAELEKKKKWNNQWQKLTFALLLLLFSGLGHLAEGRYINFPILGNIFFHALLATVALLLPGREIIINGFKSFIKNRPDMDSLVALGVTSAYITSLLSLIFPATGFPCFFNEPVMLLGFILIGRFLEERARYQTGSSIGELLELQPEMANIYTEDNQIKSIRVNTLKPYQEIQVLAGDRVPADCIVTQGNSYVDVSHITGESKPIEVKEGDNLSSGSLNLNSTLRLKVQKVGGDSSLAKLVSLIESVNANKPPIQRIADNIAGKFTYFVLIFATLSFFFWWKGAKQIWPDLLNHNHHQFITDSSHTLHSSLGSNAENFLSLAIQLSIAVLVIACPCALGLATPTVITVASGKAAKKGVLFKGGDKIEMASKINHIIFDKTGTLTKGKPFIVDYKNNNDHKFLLRLAASLEKESRHPIANALIQEAQKQNLILFPIKKIFTESGRGISGELDSIDGLINIGNVEWLQSKGIIIDSNAKKVIENEETQTNTIIGVSMKNKLFGFILLGDLLREDSIKTVQNLRENKFKINILSGDRKQTVLALAKTIGCKEKEVKWDLLPHMKLKIIENLKINHKVAMIGDGINDVPALAASDLGIAVGSGTQIAKANADVVLMGDQLNGLPYSLNLAKKTIRKIKQNLIWAFGYNLIAIPIAAGILFPKYGILLTPSIAALLMATSSITVVINALSLD
- a CDS encoding photosystem I assembly protein Ycf3; translation: MPSNQNRDNFIDKAFTVIAESIVKIMPIADKEKKAYIYYRDGLAAQNNGDYSEALEYYKESLLLEENKIDRGETLKNMAIIYMSNGDEDLSIETYQKALVENPKQPSCLKNIGLIYEKRGRFAEQNGDLDQRDIWFDKAAEVWSKAVRLYPGGYLDIENWLKNSGRSSIDMYL
- the radA gene encoding DNA repair protein RadA yields the protein MSSKLSTFICQNCGTETSQYFGKCLNCNSWNSIVEEIKSKRSKYQDIKNSKKAVSFNEISSKKISRLTSGFREFDRVLGGGIVPGSVVLLGGEPGIGKSTIVLQSAGKISLNEKVLYVTAEESLEQVKIRWERLNQNSIDLQIFAETNLSLIIDEIKRVSPSFAIIDSIQAIHNHEMESSPGSVSQVRACSSELQNLAKENNIALLIIGHVTKDGALAGPKTLEHLVDVVINFEGDNISSYRLLRSIKNRFGSTFEIGIFEMLEEGLREIKNPSSIFTNKENIAGVTTTITNEGTRPFAVDIQALVNKTFYSNPRRTTTGISINRLHQILAVIEKHVGIKLSEFDCYVATGGGFEINDPSSDLGVAISILSSLKNIPPLASSSFIGELGLSGQVRQSNNLRPKIEEAARLGIKNIVVPKLEEDLNNNFKNLINIKEISNIKEAVDYSLSK
- the rpaB gene encoding response regulator transcription factor RpaB produces the protein MALSSQTKETILVADDEASIRRILETRLSMIGYKVVTASDGKEALKLFKDFEPDLVVLDVMMPKLDGYGVCQELRKDSDVPIVMLTALGDVADRITGLELGADDYVVKPFSPKELEARIRCVLRRIDKEQIPGMPNSGLILVTDIKIDTNRRQVFKSDERIRLTGMEFSLLELLVSRSGEPFSRGEILKEVWGYTPERHVDTRVVDVHISRLRSKLEADPANPELILTARGTGYLFQRIVDIAPFDGK
- the plsX gene encoding phosphate acyltransferase PlsX; protein product: MRKENVHKINKSRAIRRLVIWYKRNSAVTSIVDTAANSAVTASNVAGNVVSGAGSVVSTASNVASNVAGNVAGNVVSSAESVVNTASSVVSNASSLAKNTLQPLVFDPLKRLQNSDNILDKVEDAKSNRIWIAVDGMGGDYAPGPILQGCLEAISRFPINIKFVGKIETVKNEAEKIGLLELLEKEIDNNRLELIDSGDPIGMNEEATAVRKKKNASINVAMDLVRNNKAQAVYSAGNSGAMMASAIFRIGRLKGIDRPAIGALFPTRDQTRPVLVLDVGANTDCKPSYLHQFALLGNIYAKDVLQVKKPRIGLLNIGEEECKGNDLSLKTFELLSTEKSFDFAGNCEGRDVLSGSFDVVVCDGFTGNILLKFLESVGGVLLDILRAELPRGRRGKVGSAFLKSNLIRIKKRLDHAEHGGALLLGVNGICVIGHGSSKSLSVVSALRLAHSAVNHNVMENLNQLQKLQVLNS